A genomic window from Pannonibacter sp. XCT-53 includes:
- a CDS encoding ABC transporter ATP-binding protein: MPETGPAGAGLEVRGLVAGYIPDLPILKDVSVTVAPRSVTVIIGPNGAGKSTLIKAIAGLVPVSGGSVTLAGRAITGIAPDKMAGEGIAYVPQTDNIFRTLTIRQNLDLALRKAGGEARARLDELFNRFPPLAAKQKEKAGALSGGQRQFLAVAMALAVKPSLILMDEPSAGLSPKAAEEVLALARGLTAQGTTILLVEQNVKQALRIADHCYILADGRNQIDGSAAALIADPVVGEIYLGGKRLRAS, translated from the coding sequence ATGCCTGAGACGGGACCCGCCGGGGCGGGACTTGAGGTGCGCGGGCTGGTGGCCGGCTACATCCCGGACCTGCCGATCCTGAAGGACGTGTCGGTGACGGTCGCGCCGCGGAGCGTGACCGTCATCATCGGTCCGAACGGCGCCGGCAAGTCGACGCTGATCAAGGCGATTGCCGGGCTGGTGCCGGTGAGCGGGGGATCGGTGACGCTGGCGGGCCGGGCTATCACCGGTATCGCACCGGACAAGATGGCGGGCGAGGGCATCGCCTATGTGCCGCAGACCGACAACATCTTCCGCACGCTGACCATCCGCCAGAACCTGGACCTGGCCTTGCGCAAGGCGGGCGGCGAGGCGAGGGCGCGGCTCGACGAGCTGTTCAACCGGTTTCCGCCGCTGGCGGCCAAGCAGAAGGAAAAGGCCGGGGCGCTGTCGGGCGGCCAGCGGCAGTTCCTGGCGGTTGCCATGGCGCTGGCCGTGAAGCCGTCGCTGATCCTGATGGACGAACCCTCCGCCGGCCTGTCGCCGAAGGCGGCGGAAGAAGTGCTGGCGCTCGCGCGCGGGCTGACGGCACAGGGCACCACCATCCTGCTGGTCGAGCAGAACGTGAAGCAGGCGCTGCGCATCGCCGACCACTGCTACATCCTCGCCGACGGGCGCAACCAGATCGACGGATCGGCCGCCGCGCTGATCGCCGATCCGGTGGTGG